The Thiohalomonas denitrificans genome contains a region encoding:
- a CDS encoding cupin domain-containing protein yields MRIPKSEMPVKIDVPGAMARQQTDFGDASGYGKIGGEHFTLAQGTDISELLQGLEGDLCQAPHWGYLIKGELTVRYQDGSEEAVGSGDLFYWPPGHTVKATQDAEFVLFSPQHEHTPVLDHINRKLHS; encoded by the coding sequence ATGAGGATTCCGAAGAGCGAAATGCCGGTGAAGATCGATGTTCCCGGTGCAATGGCCCGCCAGCAAACTGACTTTGGTGATGCGAGCGGGTACGGGAAGATCGGCGGCGAACACTTTACTCTGGCCCAGGGAACGGACATTTCCGAGCTGCTTCAGGGGCTCGAGGGTGACCTTTGCCAAGCGCCCCACTGGGGCTATTTGATCAAGGGTGAGCTGACGGTGCGCTATCAGGATGGCAGTGAGGAGGCGGTGGGCTCGGGAGACCTGTTCTACTGGCCGCCGGGCCACACGGTCAAGGCGACGCAGGATGCCGAATTCGTCCTGTTCAGCCCTCAACACGAGCATACCCCCGTGCTCGATCACATCAATCGCAAGCTCCACTCTTAA
- a CDS encoding ABC transporter permease, with amino-acid sequence MHRLVNIFWLFGKELKSVLGDPVMVVLILWSFVVAVMLEASGAGDTVRNAAIAIVDEDQSPLSRQISAALAPPWFQTPVAMSPVSASAAMDTGRIMFVLSFPPDFTADVIAGKRPAAQLQVDATAVSQAQLGTDYISNILQSETRAFLSGNPDAPDPPLRLELRRAFNPNGNPVWFKAVSSLLNQLSLLTIALTGAAMLREREHGTIEHLMVMPLTPVEVALSKVLATMAVVLAAFIGSLLFVVQGVLQVPVAGSVPLLVAGAAVYLWAAAAIGMFLGTMARSMAQFALLVIMVIIPVIMLSGGMGAVESQPEMVQRLTLALPSRHFLAFAKAVAFRGAGVESVWLELMLMAGLGAAFFAASLVLFRRSMSLSG; translated from the coding sequence ATGCATCGCCTGGTCAACATCTTCTGGCTCTTCGGTAAGGAGCTGAAAAGCGTGCTTGGTGATCCGGTGATGGTGGTCCTGATCCTGTGGTCCTTCGTCGTCGCCGTGATGCTGGAGGCCAGCGGGGCAGGGGACACAGTGCGCAACGCCGCCATCGCCATCGTGGACGAAGATCAGTCCCCCCTTAGCCGGCAGATATCCGCGGCGCTGGCGCCACCCTGGTTCCAGACGCCGGTTGCCATGTCCCCCGTTTCGGCGAGTGCCGCGATGGACACGGGACGGATCATGTTCGTTCTATCCTTTCCACCCGACTTTACAGCGGACGTGATTGCCGGCAAGAGGCCCGCAGCGCAACTTCAGGTCGATGCCACGGCGGTCTCGCAGGCGCAGCTCGGCACAGACTACATCAGCAACATCCTACAGTCGGAAACCCGTGCCTTCCTGTCGGGCAACCCGGATGCGCCCGATCCGCCACTGCGGCTGGAACTGCGCCGGGCCTTCAACCCCAACGGCAATCCGGTCTGGTTCAAGGCGGTGTCCTCGCTGCTCAACCAGCTGTCACTGCTGACCATCGCGCTGACCGGCGCGGCAATGCTGCGCGAACGCGAACACGGCACGATCGAGCATCTGATGGTGATGCCGCTGACCCCGGTGGAGGTGGCGCTGTCCAAAGTGCTGGCGACGATGGCGGTGGTACTGGCGGCCTTCATCGGTTCGCTTCTCTTCGTGGTGCAGGGGGTGTTGCAGGTACCGGTGGCCGGGTCGGTACCGCTGCTGGTCGCAGGTGCGGCGGTTTATCTGTGGGCGGCCGCTGCGATCGGCATGTTTCTGGGTACCATGGCGCGCAGCATGGCGCAGTTCGCGTTGCTGGTGATCATGGTAATCATCCCGGTGATCATGCTGTCGGGGGGCATGGGCGCTGTGGAGAGCCAGCCCGAGATGGTCCAGCGCCTGACGCTGGCGCTGCCCTCGCGCCATTTCCTGGCCTTCGCCAAGGCGGTGGCGTTCCGCGGCGCGGGCGTCGAATCGGTCTGGCTCGAACTCATGTTAATGGCGGGGCTGGGGGCCGCCTTCTTCGCGGCCAGCCTTGTCCTCTTCCGCCGCTCGATGAGCCTGAGCGGTTGA
- a CDS encoding 2Fe-2S iron-sulfur cluster-binding protein — protein MTLIEYNGDHYECRKGEVLLDALLRQGADVAFSCRNGICRVCLKRCTEGKIPPQAQQGLAPELCAAGEFMPCRCVPTNNMVITDSAAASAHSAPKKANSGPRLPDPDLWAALGNGVVLRQILEDFYTRVYGDERLSPFFKDTTKTRSVDKQYLFMRQLISGEKVFFGDRPKNGHHWMVISDELFDYRRDLMMECLGRSGLPDSLIARWMQIEDSFRDDIVKSKPHPKVIDGMEQPLDGFGEETLDVGSLCDACGEEIDPGVTVRYHLRLGTIYCPTCAHLTPTSMTTA, from the coding sequence ATGACACTCATTGAATACAACGGCGACCACTATGAATGCCGAAAGGGTGAAGTACTCCTCGATGCACTGTTGCGCCAAGGCGCCGATGTCGCTTTCTCCTGCCGCAACGGCATCTGCCGTGTCTGCCTGAAACGCTGCACAGAAGGAAAGATTCCCCCACAGGCGCAACAAGGGCTGGCCCCTGAGCTTTGCGCCGCGGGTGAATTCATGCCCTGCCGCTGCGTACCTACCAACAACATGGTGATCACGGACAGCGCGGCTGCATCCGCGCATAGTGCACCAAAGAAGGCAAATTCCGGCCCACGCCTTCCTGATCCCGACCTATGGGCCGCCCTCGGCAACGGCGTGGTCCTGCGGCAAATCCTCGAAGACTTCTACACCCGGGTCTACGGCGACGAAAGGCTGTCTCCCTTTTTCAAAGACACAACCAAAACCCGCTCCGTCGATAAGCAGTACCTTTTTATGCGCCAGTTGATCAGCGGCGAAAAGGTGTTCTTCGGCGACCGGCCCAAGAACGGTCATCACTGGATGGTCATCTCCGATGAGTTGTTCGACTACCGCCGGGACCTGATGATGGAATGTCTGGGCCGCTCCGGTTTACCCGACTCACTCATCGCCCGCTGGATGCAGATTGAAGACAGTTTTCGCGATGACATCGTCAAGAGCAAGCCCCACCCGAAAGTGATCGATGGCATGGAACAGCCGCTGGACGGCTTCGGAGAAGAGACCCTTGACGTCGGCTCACTCTGCGACGCGTGCGGCGAGGAGATCGATCCCGGCGTTACCGTCCGTTACCACCTGCGACTCGGAACGATCTACTGCCCTACCTGCGCGCACTTGACCCCGACCTCGATGACGACTGCATAG
- a CDS encoding DctP family TRAP transporter solute-binding subunit, with protein MNRLAAAMGLALLFAVIYVIWPAPRPGSVAPETPSTTGAEWVLRFGHNIPADSALHQASVRFAEEVQSRSGGRVRVDVYPAQQLGNDHQMVEMARAGELDIILTPTAKLSVPLPAMQYADLPFYFPSRNDLYEMLDGEPGQILLDKLRSIGLIGVTFWENGFKQFTANRPLQRPEDFAGLNMRIMKSRILMEQFRALDAHPIPIDFHATREALHDGVVDGQENPLVAIVSMGIHQEQSHLTLSNHGYMGYVFSISAAVFERLPQEIRSILIDTARELTPWERAETHRREEMLLEAIREAGVTIHRLDSEAQQAFAERTTHIADIFEPVIGADLLSRTQELLDRKYSGKGNRSIVVGLDADLSMDGGSSGLALKRGAALAIEEINVAGGVLDKRLKLRTRDHKGMPSQGVRNLSRFIDEPEVIAVITGQNSPVTTAQLQPAHEAGLPLLAAWSSATGVVENRYSPNFVFRVSANDRLVAPFMLDHLLQAYRRPAILLENSVWGRSSLKAMREALAKRGHTFAHTESFNRGETEFAPYLTRIEQSGADVIVMVTNPHEGQLIVDVLAQRTAPLPLFSHWGITGGDFWSANREALEQIDLTFFQTFSFLEPRGPASAHLASRYKERYAVSSDRKILAPAGVAHAYDLVHLLAAAIEQAGSSDRAAVRDALERLKRHDGAVKRYSPPFTPERHDALGPRDYRMARFAEDGAIIPLRPGPDDGIAP; from the coding sequence ATGAATAGACTTGCGGCAGCGATGGGGCTCGCACTCCTTTTCGCTGTCATTTATGTCATCTGGCCCGCGCCGAGGCCAGGCTCCGTGGCGCCGGAGACGCCCTCCACCACCGGAGCCGAGTGGGTTTTACGTTTCGGCCACAACATTCCCGCCGACAGCGCACTGCACCAGGCCTCCGTCCGCTTCGCCGAGGAGGTCCAGAGCAGGAGCGGCGGCCGGGTCCGGGTCGACGTCTATCCGGCACAGCAGCTCGGCAACGATCACCAGATGGTGGAGATGGCGCGTGCCGGCGAACTGGATATCATCCTGACGCCGACCGCCAAGCTGAGCGTCCCGTTGCCGGCGATGCAGTATGCCGACCTCCCCTTCTACTTCCCGTCGCGAAATGATCTCTACGAGATGCTCGACGGGGAGCCCGGACAGATACTGCTCGACAAGCTTCGCAGCATCGGCCTCATCGGCGTCACCTTCTGGGAAAATGGCTTCAAACAGTTCACCGCGAATCGTCCGCTGCAGCGTCCCGAGGATTTCGCCGGCCTAAACATGCGGATCATGAAAAGCCGCATCCTGATGGAACAGTTCAGGGCGCTCGACGCCCACCCCATTCCAATCGACTTCCATGCCACCCGCGAGGCGCTGCACGATGGTGTGGTCGATGGCCAGGAGAACCCGCTGGTCGCCATCGTCAGCATGGGCATCCACCAGGAACAGTCGCATCTGACGCTGAGTAATCACGGCTACATGGGCTACGTCTTCTCCATCAGCGCCGCGGTGTTCGAACGGCTGCCCCAGGAGATCCGCTCAATCCTGATCGATACCGCCCGTGAGTTGACCCCGTGGGAACGTGCGGAGACCCACCGCCGCGAGGAGATGCTGCTCGAGGCAATTCGCGAGGCGGGCGTTACCATTCATCGGCTCGACAGCGAGGCACAGCAGGCGTTTGCCGAACGCACCACCCATATCGCCGACATCTTCGAGCCGGTGATCGGCGCCGATCTGCTCTCCAGGACCCAGGAGCTGCTCGACCGAAAATACAGCGGCAAGGGGAACCGTTCCATCGTGGTGGGGCTGGACGCCGATCTGTCAATGGATGGCGGGAGCTCGGGGCTCGCTCTCAAACGCGGCGCCGCGCTCGCCATCGAGGAGATCAACGTCGCCGGCGGCGTACTCGACAAGCGCCTCAAGCTGCGCACCCGGGACCACAAGGGGATGCCGAGCCAGGGGGTGCGCAATCTGAGCCGTTTTATCGATGAGCCCGAGGTTATCGCCGTCATCACCGGCCAAAACAGCCCGGTGACCACCGCACAATTGCAGCCGGCGCACGAGGCCGGGCTGCCGCTGCTGGCCGCCTGGTCCTCCGCCACCGGCGTGGTCGAAAACCGCTACTCCCCCAATTTCGTTTTCCGGGTCTCGGCCAACGATCGGTTGGTCGCACCGTTCATGCTTGATCATCTGCTGCAAGCGTACCGGCGACCGGCGATTCTGCTCGAAAACAGCGTCTGGGGCCGCAGCAGTCTCAAGGCGATGAGAGAGGCCCTGGCGAAGCGCGGCCACACATTTGCGCATACCGAATCGTTCAACCGCGGAGAGACCGAGTTTGCCCCCTATCTGACACGTATAGAACAGAGCGGGGCCGATGTGATCGTGATGGTCACCAACCCGCATGAGGGGCAGCTCATCGTCGACGTACTGGCGCAGCGCACTGCTCCCCTGCCGCTCTTCTCCCACTGGGGTATTACCGGCGGCGACTTCTGGAGTGCCAACCGGGAGGCGCTCGAGCAAATCGACCTCACATTCTTTCAGACCTTCTCCTTTCTCGAGCCGCGGGGCCCCGCCAGCGCGCATCTCGCCAGCCGCTATAAAGAACGCTATGCCGTCTCTTCCGATCGGAAGATCCTCGCACCGGCCGGAGTCGCCCACGCCTACGACCTGGTGCACCTGCTCGCCGCCGCCATTGAGCAGGCCGGCTCCAGCGACCGCGCTGCAGTGCGGGACGCTCTGGAGCGGTTGAAGCGCCACGATGGTGCCGTGAAACGGTATTCACCGCCGTTCACGCCCGAGCGCCACGACGCGCTCGGCCCTCGGGACTACCGCATGGCACGGTTCGCAGAGGATGGTGCCATCATTCCCCTGCGCCCCGGCCCCGATGACGGAATCGCTCCATGA
- a CDS encoding EAL domain-containing protein gives MRAHAASERKFSLKRKLMLQTSVFVAAIMMLVTVLVAVLLNGYLSRQMHATLEDVSRSAQMLLEQRIAYLVENTGRLAGSQLVINGLLDPQGRQTYLPELAKNFAAGGDVAAFSLVDFDGRPIYQRQSELREYNRSTELRGALAMGQLTLFIRPSEERLIVAAPVEYYATTQGALVVEFDLDAISQRSRLYQSEGYYKLLVGGEEVVSHRHSPDERYISQRVSADSRTPLLNTLGLEVEVGFPERIYLAPVWDAVQRFILLGAVLTLAAVFVSAWIGNTIARPILALHRRVTADESPELLGRPLGTGDELEELAQGFAHHAAELQRQQQSLEQMAHFDSLTRLPNRVLLADRIQQALARAKRSNTLLAICYLDLDGFKPVNDNYGHDIGDLLLVNVAERLHRSVRGADTVARLGGDEFVLLYGDLHQVEEAEQALERLLKTLAHPYRLGAERKVEVSASIGVTLFPYDNSDPDTLLRHADQAMYLAKQNGRNRYHLFDPEHDREVRTRREALGRLERALVNGEFVLHYQPKVDMRSGTLVGAEALIRWQHPERGLVPPGEFLPLLENTDLIVSIDQWVLDQALTDLAAWRTAGIDLTVSINISGRHLQKSDFRANLEAALMAHPEVPPSAVELEILETTAFADIRQVSVVLESCRKLGVSFALDDFGTGYASLGYLKKLPAQTLKIDQSFVRDMLTDSQDLAIVEGIIGLSRAFHRQVIAEGVETEEHGAALLQLGCDLGQGYGIARPMPGSDFPSWFEDYRARPFSTASTPPLGHALSPVTAEFEHRRWVRELIAWLEEEKGTRPLPALDEHACYVGRWLAQQRGTTLGNRPELKQLDAIHHEFHALAVELSQSHHSSRRNLQKYRAALLRLRDRLVTQLRSLPSKPETEITSVTPRKT, from the coding sequence ATGAGAGCGCATGCCGCCAGTGAGCGAAAATTCAGCTTGAAGCGCAAGCTGATGCTTCAGACTTCCGTCTTTGTGGCAGCCATCATGATGCTGGTGACGGTGCTGGTCGCCGTCCTGCTCAACGGCTACCTGAGCCGGCAGATGCATGCGACGCTCGAGGACGTCAGCCGCTCGGCACAGATGCTGCTGGAGCAGCGCATCGCCTACCTGGTAGAGAATACCGGACGGCTCGCAGGCAGCCAGCTGGTCATCAACGGCCTGCTCGACCCCCAGGGGCGCCAGACCTACCTGCCGGAACTGGCGAAAAATTTTGCCGCCGGGGGCGACGTCGCCGCCTTCTCACTGGTCGACTTCGACGGCCGGCCGATCTACCAGAGACAGAGCGAACTGCGCGAGTACAACCGTTCCACCGAACTCCGTGGGGCGCTCGCCATGGGTCAGCTCACCCTGTTCATCCGTCCTTCAGAAGAGCGCCTGATAGTCGCCGCGCCCGTCGAGTACTACGCCACCACCCAGGGCGCACTGGTGGTCGAATTCGATCTCGACGCCATCAGCCAGCGCAGCCGGCTGTACCAGAGCGAGGGCTATTACAAGCTGCTGGTCGGCGGAGAGGAGGTCGTCTCCCACCGCCACTCCCCAGACGAACGCTATATCAGCCAGCGCGTAAGCGCCGACAGCCGCACACCACTGCTCAACACTCTTGGGCTTGAGGTTGAAGTCGGGTTTCCCGAAAGGATCTATCTGGCGCCGGTATGGGACGCGGTCCAGCGGTTTATCTTGCTGGGTGCGGTGCTGACCCTGGCGGCGGTTTTCGTCTCCGCCTGGATCGGCAACACCATCGCCCGCCCGATTCTGGCGCTGCACCGCCGCGTGACCGCCGACGAGTCTCCCGAACTTCTCGGGCGCCCCCTCGGCACCGGAGATGAACTGGAGGAGCTCGCCCAAGGGTTTGCGCACCACGCCGCCGAACTCCAGCGCCAGCAGCAGAGCCTGGAACAGATGGCGCACTTCGACTCGCTGACGCGACTCCCCAATCGCGTACTGCTGGCCGATCGGATACAGCAGGCACTCGCACGGGCCAAGCGCTCCAATACGCTACTGGCCATCTGCTATCTCGATCTGGACGGCTTCAAGCCGGTGAACGACAACTACGGCCACGACATTGGTGACCTGCTGCTGGTCAATGTGGCCGAGCGCCTGCACCGTTCGGTGCGTGGTGCCGACACCGTCGCACGCCTCGGCGGCGACGAGTTCGTACTGCTCTATGGCGATCTGCATCAAGTCGAGGAGGCGGAGCAGGCGCTGGAGCGCCTCTTGAAGACACTGGCACACCCCTACCGTCTCGGGGCCGAGCGCAAGGTGGAAGTGTCGGCAAGCATCGGCGTCACCCTTTTCCCATACGACAACAGCGATCCAGACACACTGCTGCGCCATGCCGATCAGGCGATGTATCTGGCCAAGCAGAACGGCCGAAACCGCTACCACCTGTTCGATCCGGAACATGACCGCGAGGTCCGCACCCGGCGCGAGGCGCTCGGCCGGCTGGAACGGGCGCTGGTCAACGGCGAGTTCGTCCTCCACTACCAGCCGAAGGTGGATATGCGCAGCGGAACCCTTGTCGGCGCCGAGGCGCTTATCCGCTGGCAGCACCCGGAACGCGGACTGGTTCCGCCCGGCGAGTTCCTGCCGCTACTGGAGAACACCGACCTTATCGTCAGCATCGACCAATGGGTGCTGGATCAGGCGTTAACCGATCTGGCGGCGTGGCGCACGGCGGGAATCGACCTGACCGTCAGCATCAACATCTCCGGACGGCACCTGCAGAAATCCGATTTCCGCGCCAATCTCGAAGCGGCATTGATGGCCCACCCCGAGGTGCCGCCGAGTGCGGTGGAATTGGAGATCCTGGAAACCACCGCCTTTGCCGACATACGCCAGGTCTCCGTCGTGCTCGAGTCATGCCGCAAGCTCGGCGTCAGTTTCGCCCTGGATGATTTCGGCACCGGCTACGCGTCGCTGGGTTACCTGAAAAAGCTGCCGGCCCAGACCCTCAAGATCGATCAGTCCTTCGTGCGGGACATGCTCACCGACAGCCAGGACCTGGCGATCGTCGAGGGTATCATCGGCCTCTCCCGCGCCTTCCACCGGCAGGTTATCGCCGAAGGGGTGGAAACCGAAGAACACGGTGCCGCACTACTCCAGCTCGGTTGTGATCTCGGGCAGGGCTACGGCATCGCCCGTCCGATGCCGGGCTCGGATTTTCCCTCCTGGTTCGAGGATTATCGCGCCCGCCCCTTCAGCACCGCGAGCACTCCGCCCCTCGGGCATGCACTCTCGCCGGTGACGGCCGAATTCGAACACCGGCGCTGGGTCCGGGAGCTGATCGCCTGGCTCGAGGAGGAGAAAGGCACCCGCCCCCTGCCCGCCCTGGACGAACACGCGTGTTACGTTGGCCGCTGGCTTGCACAGCAGCGCGGGACAACCCTCGGCAACCGCCCTGAACTCAAGCAGCTCGACGCGATCCACCACGAATTCCATGCACTGGCGGTGGAGCTGTCGCAATCACACCACAGCAGCCGCAGAAATCTGCAGAAATACCGCGCCGCCCTCCTTCGCCTCCGCGACCGGCTGGTGACACAGCTCCGCAGCCTGCCATCGAAACCCGAAACGGAGATAACCTCAGTCACACCACGGAAAACGTGA
- a CDS encoding GTP-binding protein yields the protein MEHKLTFAGPVGAGKTTAIESISDIEVVRTDAGATDDTLLRKARTTVAMDYGMLNLEGGVKLHLYGTPGQERFSFMWDILAQGSIGLVLLVDNCREDPLADLELYLDSFNSFVQKNAVVVGVTRMDIEGRPGLNAYHSKLAEMGLNLPVLEMDARERSDIKALLLVLMSILDPTLKR from the coding sequence ATGGAACACAAACTTACCTTTGCCGGCCCGGTCGGCGCAGGCAAAACCACTGCGATTGAATCCATCAGCGATATCGAAGTGGTACGCACAGACGCAGGCGCTACCGACGACACGCTCTTGCGCAAGGCCAGGACGACCGTGGCCATGGACTATGGCATGCTCAACCTTGAGGGTGGGGTGAAATTGCACCTTTACGGCACTCCCGGTCAGGAGCGCTTCAGTTTCATGTGGGACATCCTGGCCCAGGGGAGTATCGGGCTGGTACTACTGGTGGACAACTGCCGCGAGGATCCGTTGGCAGATCTGGAACTCTATCTCGACTCCTTCAACTCGTTCGTCCAGAAAAACGCTGTCGTGGTCGGCGTTACCCGCATGGATATCGAGGGCCGACCCGGGCTCAACGCCTATCACAGTAAACTGGCCGAGATGGGTCTGAATCTGCCGGTACTCGAGATGGATGCCCGCGAGCGAAGCGATATCAAGGCGCTGCTACTAGTGCTGATGTCCATTCTCGACCCCACTCTCAAACGTTGA
- a CDS encoding roadblock/LC7 domain-containing protein produces MVTIPESGAHPKASQVRSVLRALNATNNDIEAAAAVTTDGLIIGSVLGDEIDQDRFGAMSASLLALAERAAAEVARGQLKQVLIDGTSGLMLLVQAGSDAVLALAAKPTPNLGRVFIDARTTAEKINILINTSSTGKEH; encoded by the coding sequence ATGGTTACAATTCCGGAGAGTGGCGCCCACCCCAAGGCTAGCCAGGTACGTTCCGTGCTGCGCGCGCTCAATGCCACCAACAATGATATCGAGGCTGCTGCCGCAGTCACAACGGACGGATTGATTATCGGTTCGGTCCTCGGGGATGAAATCGATCAGGACCGTTTTGGCGCCATGTCCGCCTCGCTACTGGCACTGGCGGAACGGGCAGCAGCGGAAGTGGCGCGCGGTCAACTCAAGCAGGTACTCATCGACGGGACCTCTGGCTTAATGCTGCTGGTGCAGGCGGGGTCGGACGCAGTGCTAGCCCTCGCTGCCAAGCCGACACCCAATCTCGGGCGGGTATTCATCGATGCCCGCACGACCGCCGAGAAGATCAATATCCTGATCAATACCTCAAGCACTGGCAAGGAGCACTGA
- a CDS encoding phosphatase domain-containing putative toxin, whose translation MTTPILSLQGYGVAFGERVILSSLALEINDRQITTLLGPAGTGKSTLLRTLAGFNDANPSLRTWGRATYLGEELNQVGRPALVSQSAQLMMSSVLQNLVQELPERHTLTPFQQRELAQRLLSGAGLDSLVDRLDEQVVRLPLAIQRHLAILRLTATGARLLCIDEPTTGLERDEAHRLLDYIRKESANRAIVVVLHSQEQARHMAGEIALLAGGMIQEIRPNSAFFEEPESKAGKQFVQHGTCCVPAPDADPKTLDEAILPPPPLPKEATTFVSDAFGPRGFLWLKKGSLAGTPRPGIFLDMDYDLKSLRRVGINTLISLTQTPVDPEVLKSHGIKSLRFPIIDMQAPDYAFAVDICEHIEVLLGQGEVIAVHCRAGLGRTGTVLAAYLIWEGKSALTALEQVRRVEPRWVQSQEQVAFLDDFAAQLADNRAERGCSGGDSNPTASNQ comes from the coding sequence ATGACTACCCCCATTCTTTCCCTGCAAGGATACGGTGTCGCGTTTGGTGAACGAGTCATCCTCAGTTCGCTGGCGCTGGAAATCAACGATCGACAGATTACGACCTTATTGGGACCTGCAGGGACGGGAAAGTCGACGCTGCTGCGTACCCTTGCTGGTTTTAACGACGCTAATCCATCACTTCGCACCTGGGGAAGGGCAACTTACCTGGGCGAAGAGTTAAACCAAGTGGGACGGCCAGCGCTGGTTTCCCAAAGCGCGCAGCTGATGATGTCCAGTGTTCTGCAAAACCTGGTTCAGGAACTGCCGGAACGGCATACTCTCACACCTTTTCAGCAGCGCGAACTGGCCCAGCGATTGCTCAGTGGCGCAGGTCTTGACTCCCTTGTGGATCGACTTGATGAACAGGTGGTACGCCTGCCCCTGGCCATCCAGAGGCACCTGGCCATCCTGCGCCTGACGGCCACCGGTGCCCGGCTACTCTGTATCGACGAGCCAACAACCGGGCTCGAGCGCGACGAAGCTCACCGGCTCCTGGATTATATCCGCAAGGAGAGCGCCAACCGTGCCATCGTCGTGGTGCTGCATAGCCAGGAACAGGCTCGACATATGGCCGGTGAGATCGCGCTGCTTGCTGGTGGGATGATTCAGGAGATCCGCCCCAATTCAGCCTTCTTCGAAGAACCGGAGAGTAAAGCCGGCAAGCAGTTCGTCCAACACGGCACCTGTTGCGTCCCGGCACCGGACGCCGACCCGAAGACTCTCGACGAAGCCATACTGCCGCCTCCTCCTTTGCCCAAAGAGGCAACCACCTTTGTCAGCGATGCGTTCGGTCCCCGCGGATTTCTCTGGCTCAAAAAAGGCTCGCTCGCAGGAACACCGCGGCCGGGGATCTTTCTTGATATGGATTACGACTTGAAGTCGTTGCGCCGGGTCGGAATCAACACCTTGATTTCGCTCACCCAGACACCGGTAGATCCGGAGGTGCTCAAATCCCACGGCATCAAATCATTACGTTTTCCCATCATAGACATGCAGGCCCCCGACTATGCGTTCGCCGTCGACATTTGCGAACACATAGAGGTCCTGCTGGGGCAAGGAGAGGTTATCGCCGTCCACTGCCGCGCTGGTCTCGGCCGTACCGGCACTGTCCTCGCAGCCTATTTAATCTGGGAAGGGAAATCGGCGCTCACCGCACTGGAACAGGTGCGACGTGTAGAACCCCGCTGGGTCCAGTCGCAGGAGCAAGTAGCATTTCTGGATGATTTCGCAGCCCAGCTGGCCGACAACCGTGCGGAGCGGGGATGCTCCGGCGGAGATAGCAATCCAACGGCATCAAACCAATAA